In the Candidatus Binataceae bacterium genome, TTCTTAGCATTCCGCCACTTGCGGTTTGGTACACCGACCACTTCCCTAGTATACACGCGAGACTTCCAGCGTGAGGCGGCGAGGTGACGCTAACTACGACTGTCTTGTTAGTCGCCGTAATGCTAGTTGCCAACGCGACTATTCACGCGAGAATCGTGCGCAGCGCTACCAGCAAAGACGTATCCGCCGCTGATTGCAACTGAGGTATCGCCTAAACCATCCCTGCTCAAGAACGAAACCTTCTTTTTGGGATGATGCAGAAGCGTTCGCCAGTTCGGACGCTTCAGCATCCTGCTAGGCTTGGCCGAATATATCGGCGTCCCTTGCGATGATTATGGCGAAACTGAAATTCGGCCAAGTAGAGCGGCAGATATTTAGCCGAGACGTTGTGATAGGTGCCCATAACGCCGCGCTTCAGCAAGCTCCAAAACGATTCGATGTTATTCGTGTGCACGACGCCGCGCACGTACTCGCCCGCTTTGTGATCGACCATCCCATGCGGATACATACGTCGGATGTTTTGCATTGTCGTTTTCCCGGTATTGGCCGATCCGCCACCGTGATACTTCTGCCGGTCTTTCCAATGCCGATTGGATTGCTTGCCGCCGATGTAGGTTTCGTCAATTTCGACGATGCCCATCAATTGCTTGAAGCCGTCGTCGTGCATCGCCGCGCGGAGCCGATGGCAGACGAACCAAGCGGTATGTGTAGAAGATCGCTCGCCAAAGAACATGCGCCGAATCTGGAGAGCCGAAACGCCTTTTTTGCTCTGCAACATCGTGTAGAGCACCTTGAACCACGTCAGGAGCGGGACGTTGGTATTCTCGAAAACCGTCCCGACGAGAACGGAGAAGCGATAAGGGTTGGAGTGCTTATCGGTCTTGTTCCGGCACTGCCAATGGAAGGGTCGCGCCGTGCTCTCATAGACCTTGTGGTTGCCGCAGATAGGGCACTGTGGGCCAGACGGCCATCGCCGCAGCGTCAGGTAAGTCCGGCAGGCCGGTTCGTCAGGGAAAGTCGCCATCAATTCTTGGAAGGTCTGCATGAAAGAAAATATAGCGTAGAACCAATCTGTAGTCAAGTACCATCATATCCCCAAATGTTTCATTACGTAAGGCCTGTTGAGAGGACATTATCGTGCCCCTCTCTGATGAGTCGAGTATGTTCTTCCCCAAATAAGGGTTGGAGCTGTGACCTGACCGGTGGCCTGCCCCCCCAACGTAGGCGCGCTTATGAGTAGAGTCCGGGGTTAATGTTGTGCCCCGATTGGGGCAGTGGAGCAAGGGGGCGGTCCGCGGAGCCTGAGCGTGCTCAGGCGGACCGCCCCTTGCTGGATGGCGTATTCGGCTGGGGCCAAAGCACCCAGACTGCTGTGCGGCGGAGCTGGTTGTAATCCCGGCGCGAGGCCGAGTCGACACGTATCCCAAGCTGGATGTGTCAGGCACTGTGGCAGCGCGACTGAGTGGGGCGAGCAGATCGGCGAGCAGATCGTTGATCAGCAGAAGCGTGAAGCGCCTTGGCGACAACTTTGTTGTCAACGCCGGTTGAAAGTTGAGCATCTGCGTCGAAGATCGCCGAAGTAAAATTGACCCACCCCCTCGCGCTCGACCAGGGGAGCGCGAGGGGGATCATCCCCCGTCGCCGGTCTGTCTAGTGTTCCGCGGTGTTGCCACGTGTAGCCATCGCTATGGTACGAGCGTTCGCCGCGGCGTAACATCAGCGACTGCGGATTGCGTTAATAAGGTGCTTATGTTGATTCTTTATTATTCGCCAGATGCTTCCTCAATAATTCCGCACATTACACTCGAAGAAATCGACGCCTTCCTACGAACGCAAACTTGT is a window encoding:
- a CDS encoding transposase — translated: MQTFQELMATFPDEPACRTYLTLRRWPSGPQCPICGNHKVYESTARPFHWQCRNKTDKHSNPYRFSVLVGTVFENTNVPLLTWFKVLYTMLQSKKGVSALQIRRMFFGERSSTHTAWFVCHRLRAAMHDDGFKQLMGIVEIDETYIGGKQSNRHWKDRQKYHGGGSANTGKTTMQNIRRMYPHGMVDHKAGEYVRGVVHTNNIESFWSLLKRGVMGTYHNVSAKYLPLYLAEFQFRHNHRKGRRYIRPSLAGC